The DNA region TACTGCCGGTAAATTCACTGGAAAGCTTCGGCCCGCTGAAAGTTGGAAATACTCCGGCTTATCATTGGCAGCAAAAGAGCAGAAACGGTACGCATCAGCTTATTCTGAAGGACGATTCGCATAATCCTACATTTTCGTTTAAGGACAGGGCATCGGCATTGGTTTCGGCTTTTGCCAAAGAAAATCAAATCAATACCATCGTTGCTGCCTCCACCGGTAATGCCGGCTCTTCGCTGGCAGGCATCTGTGCTTCGCAGGGGCAAAAAGCGGTGATTTTTGTTCCGGCAACGGCGCCTAAAGCTAAGTTATTGCAGATAATGCTGTACGGTGCAACCATCGTCCCGGTGGATGGAAATTATGATGCAGCTTTCGATCTCAGCCTGCAAGCCACAAAGGAATACGGACTCTACAACCGGAATACGGCTTACAATCCGATTACCATTGAAGGAAAAAAGACGGCTACCTTTGAACTCTTCCGTCAGTGCGGGATGCAGGTACCGGATATGATTTTTGTTTCTGTTGGCGATGGCGTCATCCTTTCCGGGGTTTACAAAGGCTTTGAAGATCTGCTGATGCTTGGCATTATCGAAAAGATGCCACGGATTGTTGCCGTGCAGGCAGAAGAAAGTAACAGCATCATCCGCAACCTCCATTCTGAAACTTTTAAACCATCTTCCGCACAAACCATAGCCGACTCCATTTCGGTGGTCATTCCCCGGAATTTCTACATGGCAAAGGATTTTCTGCTGAAATATAATGGAGAAGGCATTGCCGTGCCTGATGATGCCATTCTGAATGCTTCTCTGAAGCTGACACGGAATTTTGGAATCTTTACCGAACCTGCCGGTGCGGCCGCTTTTGCAGGATATCTGAAATATTGTGAAACAAATCCGCCGGAAAACGACAGCAAGATTGCTGTTCTGCTTACCGGAAGCGGACTGAAGGATTTGAATGCTGTTTCATCGCTGGTTACTTTGCCGGAAACGGTTAAAAATGGTGAATTTGTTTACAAAGATGTTTAATTTTTTTTGTTTATGACTTTTCATTGCCGGAATATCTTATTGATAATTTTTTTTTCATTTTTACTTAATGGGACATTAAAAAGCCAGGTAAGCGGTTATGTTTTTGATATTACAGATAACATTCCCGTCGAAAATGTAAATATCGTTGTAAAAGGAGCAAATACAGGCACTTCAACCAATGCAAAAGGATACTTTCGGCTTAACATTGATAATAACAAAGCTGTCCTAATTTTTTCCCATTTATCATTCCAGACAGATACCATCAGTCTTCTAAATGCAACGTTTTCAAAGCCCGCTGCTGTTTTTTTGATGCCTAAAATGACCCATCTGCAGGAAGCTACGATTACTTCAAAAAAAATTAAGAGAGATTTATTCTGGGTAAGCGATTACATCTTTATCGAAAAAAATATTTTGGTTCTTGGAAACGATCTTTATAAAAATGTTTATAAATTAATTTTGCTTCGCAGTTTAAACGATACCATTACAAGTCTTTATTTGTCATCTTCTTTTAAACCAAGAGGCTTATTTATTGATTGTATGGGTGGTTATCAATTGATTGGAAGAGATTCTGTATTCCAAATAAATATTGACTCATTAGGAATATCTTTTCCATTCAGTGTAAGCATTGACAAATTTAATGATGCCGTATCGGATTGCATGTTTGACATAAAAGATTATCTTATTTTTAAAACAAAAACTTCTAATGAATATCTGCAAGAATATTACGGGGTGAATAAGCATGATAATGTATCAAAAATTTTTATTACTTCGAATGAAAAACGAAAGGCAAAAGAAGCAAGTGATTATATATCATGGCTGATTAAAAATAATGCAGTAGGGATGTCCGATATTTCTGCAAGAATCCGGTTTGAAAAAACTATTATGTACCCTCCGTCGTATCTTGCACTAAGTAAAATAGATAATAAAATTTATTTTTTTAATCATGCATCCGGGAATATTGAAGTGTATTCCGAAGATTTAAGCCTAATTAATAGTATTTCTATTTCTTATATAAATAAAAAAAATTGGGTTCACCGGATTATAACAGATAAATACAGAAATAAGGCTTATACTATCTTTTCAAAAAATGCAGAATGTCAAGTTGCAGAAATTGATTTAGCAGACGGGCAATTGAAAAATATTATAAAGATTCCATTTTCTTTTCCGCAGAACATACAAATAAATGATGGATGCATTTATTTCCTTTATCATGACTTTCATAATGAAAATAAAAAGAATACATTATTTGGCATAAAAATAAAAGAATAACCAACGGATGAAAGGCATTTATAAATACGCTTTAATTGTAATTGCTTCAATGCTTATATATCTGAACATTCAGGCACAAACCCAAAAACCAGTTCATGGTGTTGTTCTTGATTCAATTACTCGCCAACCTATTTCTAATGTAAATATTTCTGTTGATAAATTTTCCGGAACGATTTCTGACGGTTTTGGCAGATTTCAGTTAATTATTAAAAAGAAAGATAAGTCAGCAGTTTTTTCGCATGTAAATTATTTATCTAAAGAAGTGACTTTTTCGCAAGTAAAAACTATATTAGATACAGTGTTTTTAATACCAAAAATTGTCGAACTTCCTATCTTTGAGATTTCAACTAAAAATTCTTTTTCCGGGAAGCAAACGGAAACTATTATAGATTATACTATTACGAATGACCTTATTGTTTTATTATTACAAGTCAATGGCAAGACGGCTCTTGAATTCCATGAATTATACAATCCGGTAAAAGCCATTTTTAGACAATTTATACCTTTCAAATCAGATAGATTTTACACCGATTTGTTTTATCAGGTACATCTGATAGCGGATGATTCCGTGAGGCAATTGCGTATAGACGAAAACAGAAATATCTCTTTCTACTCTGCAGTTTCCAGAAAATATTTTGATCAGGTTTTAGGTAATACGTTAGCCGCTACTTCTGAAAATATTATTACGATGGAATACAATACTTTTTTGCAGCAATATAACTATTATTTAATTGGTATTGATTCCAGTTATCAGCAATGTTTCTTTAAAATTTATGATCAGAAAAAACAAAAGGAGATTGCACAAAGATATGGGGAATTTTCTAATGCACAAAGCACATATAATAGTTTATTAGAATATTACAACGTAACTCCGGAAATGTCGGAATCTCCACATGCACGAAAAGTATCTCTGGATTTATTTAAAAAGACAGCAGCTTTTCAAAACATATCAAAGTCATCTTATAATCCGTTATTTGTTAAAAATGATAGCATTTTTGCATTCGATTTAGTTAATCACCAACTTCATATTTTTGGTAAAACAGGGCAGGAGTTAAAAACACTAATGATTGACTTTTGCCTTGAACAAGGTTTTTGCAGAGTTTTGCAAGCATATCAAAGTGGCGATTTTTATTGCTATAAAATGGTAAATGGAATCGGTTACATCAGTAAGATTGATACAAAAACCGGAAAGGCATTGAATTATATTACGCTTGAAAACGCATTGTTTCCGGAGAAAATTCAAATAGAAAATAATACCGTTTTCTGTATTGCAAAAAGTTCATTTACATTCCCTAAAAAATTGTTTTGGTTTAAATATACCCTTTAAATTTGTAAACGTTATGACTGCAATCAGATTTATATTAAATGGTTTACCGGTTACCTTTTCCGGCGATCCGCAGCTTAGGTTGCTGAAATATCTCCGGAACAAGCAGCACATCACTTCGGTGAAGGACGGTTGCAACGCTCAGGCGGCTTGCGGTGCCTGCATGGTGGAAATCAATGGTGAAGCAAAACTTTCCTGCGTTACGCCCATGCAAAAGCTGGAAGGTGCAGTGGTGAATACCCTCGAAGGTTTGCCAGAGGAAGTTCGGGATGTACTTGCCAAAGCTTTTGTGGAAAAAGGCGCCGTGCAATGTGGCTTTTGCACCCCCGGCTTTCTGATGCGTACCCATGTGCTTTTGCAGAAAAATTCATCCCCGACAAGGGAAGAAATTCGGCAGGCGCTCACGCTAAATCTTTGTCGTTGCACGGGTTATGTAAAAATTATAGATGCCATTGAACAGGCGGCAAAAGCTTTTCGCGAAAGAACCGGGATTGAATATTCAGAACTTACTGGAGAAGTGGGAACTTCTTATCCAAAATACCAGGCTTACCAAACGGCTTTGGGAAAACGTCCGTTTGTCAACGACCTGCATTTTGATGGTATGCTTTACGGAGCATTACGGTTTAGCGATCATCCTAAAGCTAAGATTTTAAAAATAGATCATGCTGAAGCGGAAAAGCTTCCGGGTGTTGTAAAAATATTCACTGCCAAAGATATTCCGGGTAACCGTTTTACAGGTTTGATTTTTCCCGACTGGCCGCTGATGATAAAAACCGGCGAAACTACCCGCTACATTGGTGATGTGCTTGCCGGTGTGGTTGCCGATTTGGAAGAAGCTGCCCGTAAGGCAGCAAGTCTTATTAAAATAGATTATGAGATACTTACGCCTGTTACCGATCCAATGGAAGCATTGAAAGAAGATGCTCCTCAGGTGCATCCCGACAGGAATAATCTTTTAGAAAACTGCAGGGTTTACCGCGGAGGAGATGCTGAAGAGATTTTGGAAAAATCAGATTTTGTTGCCAAGGGTTTTTATCAGACACAACGGATAGAACATGCTTTTCTGGAAACAGAAACGGCCATTGCCTTGCCTGAAAATGATGGTATTCATTTGTATTCTAACGGGCAGGGAATTTATGAAGACCGACGGCAGGTTGCCAATTTGCTTAACCTTACGGCAGAAGAGGTAAGGGTAACGCTGGTTTCTACCGGCGGAGGTTTTGGCGGAAAAGAAGACATGACGGTTCAGGGATTTGCCGCGCTTTTTGCCTGGCATATGAAAAGACCTGTAAAAGTCAGGCTCACGCGCGAAGAATCCATCCGGATGCATCCTAAACGGCATCCTGTGTTTATGGATATTGCTGTTGGCTGCGATAAAAACGGCAAACTTACAGCTATCCGTTTGAAAGCGGTGGGCGATACCGGCGCCTATGCTTCGGTAGGAAATAAGGTGATGGAACGCGTTGCCGGACATGCCACCGGCGCTTACCATTTCCCTTGCGTAAATCTTGAATCGCTGACTGTTTATACCAACAATATTCCGAGCGGAGCCATGCGCGGCTTCGGTGCCAACCAGGTTTGCTTTGCACTGGAAGGTTGTATAGATGAACTTTGTAAGATGGGTGGCTTCGACCGCTGGCAGTTCCGTTACGATAATGCGTTGGATGAAGGCGGGATGACCGCTACCGGGCAGGTTTTGAAAAAAGGAGTTGGCGTCCGTCAATGCCTGCTTGCCGTAAAACCTTTTTACGACAAGGCAAAAATAAAAGGGCTCGCCTGTGGCATCAAAAATTCAGGAGTGGGCAATGGCATGGCTGATTTTAGTGATGTGATTATCGAGATATATTCCGGCAAACGGGTCGTTTTGCACCATGGCTGGACGGAAATGGGGCAGGGGGTGCACAATATGGCTATCCAAACCCTGCATCAGGAAACCGGCATTCCGCCCGAATGCGTGGAAGTGATTGTTGACACCAAAGCCGGGATCACTACCGGGATGACAACTTCTTCGCGGGCGACCGCCTTGCTGGGCAATGCCATCCTCGATGCGGCGAAAGCCATCCGTAAAGATTTGGAAAACCACCCGCTGGAAGAACTTTCGGGCAAGGTTTACAAAGGAAATTATACCTGCGACTGGACTACCAAGCCGGGAGCGGAGGTTGAAGAAGTAATTACACATTTTGCCTATGGCTATGCCGCCCAGTTGGTAGAGATGAATGAGAAAGGTGAAATCACCACGGTGTATGCTGCCCACGATGCAGGGAAAATTATGAATCCGCAGATGTTTGAAGGACAGGTGGAAGGTGCTGTTCACATGGGATTAGGTTATGCTCTTTCCGAGGAGCTTCCGATGAAAGATGGCTATCTCGTTTCGGATAAAATCAAAGATTTACAAATCATCAAACCTAAAGATATGCCGGAAATTGTGGTGCTTGGCGTGGAAGTGGAAGATCCTGTGGGACCATACGGAGCCAAAGGTTTGGGTGAAATCGGGCTGGTCCCTACCGCCGCCGCCGTTGCCAACGCTTTCTGCGATTTCGATGGCAAACGTCGTTATTCATTACCTTTAAAAAGAAAATAATATGGCTGTAATACTTAAAAATGCCACCTTTATCCATTGGCAGACTCTCGAATTCAGGCAAGTCAACATCCGCATAAGCGAAAATGATGGCATCGAGTTTCTTTCTGCCATCCCGCAGGACGGCAAAGAGGAAATTCTTGATTGTACCGGAAAGTTAGTAACCAAATCTTTTGCCTGTGGGCATCATCATGTATATTCGGCTTTGTCGAGAGGCATGCCCGCACCGGAAAAGCCGCCGGAGAACTTTTATGAGATACTGAAATATGTCTGGTGGACGCTGGACAAATGCCTTGATAAAGACATGATAGAAGCAAGTGCGCTGGCTACGGCTGTGGCTTGCGCCAAAAACGGGGTAACTTTTGCCATCGATCATCATGCTTCGCCTTTTGCCGTGGAAGGCTCGCTGGAAACCATTGCCAAAGCTTTCGATAAAGTGGGCGTTGGGCACCTGCTCTGTTACGAAATCAGCGACCGCGATGGTATTGCCATTGCCATGAAAGGTTTGGAGGAAACGGAAAATTATCTGAAGAAAAACCAGGGACTGGTGGGATTGCATGCTTCTTTTACCGTTTCGGAAGAAACGCTGGCAGAGGCTATATCTCTTTCCGGCAGGATGAATTCTGGCATTCACATCCATGTGGCGGAAGGAGAATATGATCAGCAACATTGCCTGAATACCTATGGGAAAAGGGTCGTAAATCGTTTGAAAGACGCAGGCGCATTAGAAAGTCCAAAAACCATCTTTGGTCATTGTCTGCATATTGACGAAACCGAAAGAAAAATTCTCCGGAATTCCCCGGTCTGGGTGGTTCAAAATCCGGAAAGCAACCTGAACAATAATGTAGGATACTTTAATTCCAGAGGACTGAGCGAAAATATTATGCTGGGAACCGATGGGATGCACAGCGACATGCTTCGCAGCGCCAAAGCGGCTTTTTACATCGGACAGGGATTCGACAGCATTGACTATCCGGGGATGTACCGCCGTTTCCGCAACGTGCATAAATACCTCTCTTTAAACCATTTTTCCGGCGACGGGGACAACAACTTAGTGGTACTCGATTATGATTCGCCAACGGAAATAAACGCTTCCAACTTTCTGGGACATTTCCTGTTCGGCTTGGAAACCAGACACGTGCAACATGTAATTTCCAACGGAAAACTAATTGTAAAGGACAAAAAAATCATCACGGTAAACGAAGAGGAGATTCTGAGGTTTTCAAAAGAAGAAGGGAAGAGGCTTTGGGGAAAAATGATGGAACGGAGGGTATAATTACGAATTACGAATTATGAATTACGAATTAAATTTTGATTGAAAGTTATAAACCATATAAGTCATGTCAGAGTCCATTTAATGCTGAAAGAATTTCCGTAATTGATAATTGATTTTCCGTAATTCGTAATTCGTAATTGTTAACTGATTTCCCGTAATTCGTAATTTGTAATTCGTAATTGTTAATTGATAATTGATTTGAGTATGAAGAGTGATAATGTAATACAAAAGAAAAGTTTTGATTTTGCAATACAAATTATCAATGCATATAAGTTTCTATCTAACGAAAAACATGAATTTGTGATGTCAAAACAACTTTTACGATGTGGAACATCCGTTGGTGCAAATATAGAAGAAGCGATTGGTGCTCAATCAAAGGCTGATTTTATTTCCAAGCTTTCCATTGCCTACAAAGAAGCAAGAGAAACAATCTATTGGATAAAATTATTACAGGCGACTGATTATCTTGATAACGAAAAGTCCACTGGCTTACTAAACCAATCAGAAGAAATTTGTAAAATAATTGGGAAAATCCAGATCACTTCTAAATCCCAAAAAACGTAATTCGTAATTCGTAATTTGTAATTCGTAATTGTTAATTCGTAATTGTTAATTGATTTCCCGTAATTTGTAATTCGTAATTCGTAATTGACCTTAAAATGCCTGGATTATTCATCAAAAACGGAACCCTCATCACTTCGGAAGACACCGACCGGACAAATATTATTGTCGAAAATGGCTTAATTTCTTCGCTTACGGATGAGGAATTGCCACCTTCCAAGAAGATGAAAATCATAGATGCTACGGGCAAACTGATATTTCCGGGGGGAGTTGACCCGCACGTTCATCTGCATCTCGATACGCCAGCCGGACCATCATGCGATGATTTTGAAAGTGGCAGCCGCGCTGCCCTTGCCGGAGGCACTACTTATTTCATCGACTTTGTTACCCCCATCAGAGGCGAATCGTTGCAATCTGCATTTAAAAAACGCTTTAATGAATCCACGAACAGTCTCACGGATTACCATTTTCATATGGGCATTTCGGAATGGACTTCGCATACGGCAGATGAAATGGCCTGGTGTGTGCAGGAAGCAGGCATACGCTCGTTTAAAACGTACTTAGCTTACAAAAACACTATCGGTATAGAGCCGGAAGATTTGAAAAAAGTGATGCAGACTGCTGCCTTGTTTGGCGCAACCGTTTTGGTGCACTGCGAGGACGGTAATAAAATTGTCCGGCTACAACGGCAGATGCTAAAACAAGGACAAACGGCTCCGCGTTATCATGCGTTGTCGCGCCCCGTAGAAACGGAAACAGCGGCAGTAAAACAGGTAATCGCCCTTTGCAGGGAGACAGGCTGTACTACGTATCTGGTTCATATTTCTTCTGCCGGATCGGTAGAACTTATTGCCCGTGCAAAGCGGGAAGGCTTACCACTTTTTGCCGAAACCTGCCCTCATTACCTGTTGCTTGACGACAGTTGTTATCAAAAACCGGATGCTGAGGCGTTAGCTTATGTATTCAGTCCGCCGCTACGTAGTAAAGCTGACCAGGCAGCGCTTTGGGATGCTTTGCAAAGCGGAGTGATTGATACCGTTGCCACCGACCATTGCCCGTTCAATCTACATGGACAGAAGGATATTGGGAAAAATGATTTTACCCGGATTCCCAACGGAACGGGAGGCATTGAATTCCGGTTGCAACTGCTTTACACTTATGGCGTATTGGGAAAACGCATCTCGATGAATCGTTTTGTGGAACTGGTTTCTGACAATCCTGCCAGAATTTTCCGCATATCGCAACACAAAGGCGATATACGCAAGGGCATGGATGCCGACCTTGTTATCTGGAACCCGGATAAAGAAATGGTAATTTCAGCCAAAACGCAGTACCAGCACTGCGACCATACTATTTATGAAGGAATACCGGTAAAAGGTTTTGCTGAAATGGTTTTTCTTAAAGGCGTTGTATACCACAGATAAACCCGTCAGGTTTTGGAAACCTGACGGGTTTTAATAGCCTGTTGGAATATTTTTATTTTAATATAATAGCGGAAATACATCCCGGGTTCTCGGGATCAATCAGTCTGGAAATTATTAATTATATAAAAGCTCCTGATAATACCAATTTGTGAGAAGCCAAATTATAATGCAAAAAGCCTGAATGGATTATTTATAGTCTCGTTACCAAACAATCTTAATAAACCAACCGAATCATCTTGTTTTATATTAGCCTTATCTATTTTCTTAAATTGAAATGATTGATTTAAAGATGGTATTCGCGATGCAAAGAACGGCCATAACTGCTCATTTGTATATACTTTATTCGGGTCAGGAAAGTCAATTATCAGATTAATAACCTGATTTTTCTTAAATTCATCGGAATATTCAAATGTCCATTGATTGTTCTCGTAGGACAAAATACCAATTACTTGCTTTCCATATTTTAACTGAAAAGCACCTTTTGAGCCGACAGGATTATCAGTAAATTCCATACCATCAACCTTCCACAATATCTTTTTCAACTTTTCAATCATGATGCAAAGTTAAAGATTTTCTTGATGCAATCGTGTCGGTATAGTAAATAAATTTTAATCAGTTCTCTTCTTTTAAAACTCATTAATTGACCGAACTCTTTATCTATCATGCCGATAACCTCATTTATTTTTGCATCGCTGCAAATGTTTTTTATCGTTTCGCAATTTAAAGTAAAAGGTAAAGTTTTAAGTTTTTCAACCAATTCAAAATGGCTGAGTTTTTTGAAACCATCCCATCCAATCTTTGGCGTACTGTTATCTGAATACTTTTTAATAAACGAATATAACCGATTTTTATTATTGTAAATTTCTATAAGTTTATCTTCG from Lentimicrobiaceae bacterium includes:
- the thrC gene encoding threonine synthase yields the protein MPEFFYQCVNCGKEYPAGGVRYLCPSCESGNTPDAPPRGVLKTVYDYNKLRKNVAPGELFKNLSQNGFLDILPVNSLESFGPLKVGNTPAYHWQQKSRNGTHQLILKDDSHNPTFSFKDRASALVSAFAKENQINTIVAASTGNAGSSLAGICASQGQKAVIFVPATAPKAKLLQIMLYGATIVPVDGNYDAAFDLSLQATKEYGLYNRNTAYNPITIEGKKTATFELFRQCGMQVPDMIFVSVGDGVILSGVYKGFEDLLMLGIIEKMPRIVAVQAEESNSIIRNLHSETFKPSSAQTIADSISVVIPRNFYMAKDFLLKYNGEGIAVPDDAILNASLKLTRNFGIFTEPAGAAAFAGYLKYCETNPPENDSKIAVLLTGSGLKDLNAVSSLVTLPETVKNGEFVYKDV
- a CDS encoding carboxypeptidase-like regulatory domain-containing protein yields the protein MTFHCRNILLIIFFSFLLNGTLKSQVSGYVFDITDNIPVENVNIVVKGANTGTSTNAKGYFRLNIDNNKAVLIFSHLSFQTDTISLLNATFSKPAAVFLMPKMTHLQEATITSKKIKRDLFWVSDYIFIEKNILVLGNDLYKNVYKLILLRSLNDTITSLYLSSSFKPRGLFIDCMGGYQLIGRDSVFQINIDSLGISFPFSVSIDKFNDAVSDCMFDIKDYLIFKTKTSNEYLQEYYGVNKHDNVSKIFITSNEKRKAKEASDYISWLIKNNAVGMSDISARIRFEKTIMYPPSYLALSKIDNKIYFFNHASGNIEVYSEDLSLINSISISYINKKNWVHRIITDKYRNKAYTIFSKNAECQVAEIDLADGQLKNIIKIPFSFPQNIQINDGCIYFLYHDFHNENKKNTLFGIKIKE
- a CDS encoding carboxypeptidase-like regulatory domain-containing protein; this translates as MKGIYKYALIVIASMLIYLNIQAQTQKPVHGVVLDSITRQPISNVNISVDKFSGTISDGFGRFQLIIKKKDKSAVFSHVNYLSKEVTFSQVKTILDTVFLIPKIVELPIFEISTKNSFSGKQTETIIDYTITNDLIVLLLQVNGKTALEFHELYNPVKAIFRQFIPFKSDRFYTDLFYQVHLIADDSVRQLRIDENRNISFYSAVSRKYFDQVLGNTLAATSENIITMEYNTFLQQYNYYLIGIDSSYQQCFFKIYDQKKQKEIAQRYGEFSNAQSTYNSLLEYYNVTPEMSESPHARKVSLDLFKKTAAFQNISKSSYNPLFVKNDSIFAFDLVNHQLHIFGKTGQELKTLMIDFCLEQGFCRVLQAYQSGDFYCYKMVNGIGYISKIDTKTGKALNYITLENALFPEKIQIENNTVFCIAKSSFTFPKKLFWFKYTL
- the xdh gene encoding selenium-dependent xanthine dehydrogenase; the protein is MTAIRFILNGLPVTFSGDPQLRLLKYLRNKQHITSVKDGCNAQAACGACMVEINGEAKLSCVTPMQKLEGAVVNTLEGLPEEVRDVLAKAFVEKGAVQCGFCTPGFLMRTHVLLQKNSSPTREEIRQALTLNLCRCTGYVKIIDAIEQAAKAFRERTGIEYSELTGEVGTSYPKYQAYQTALGKRPFVNDLHFDGMLYGALRFSDHPKAKILKIDHAEAEKLPGVVKIFTAKDIPGNRFTGLIFPDWPLMIKTGETTRYIGDVLAGVVADLEEAARKAASLIKIDYEILTPVTDPMEALKEDAPQVHPDRNNLLENCRVYRGGDAEEILEKSDFVAKGFYQTQRIEHAFLETETAIALPENDGIHLYSNGQGIYEDRRQVANLLNLTAEEVRVTLVSTGGGFGGKEDMTVQGFAALFAWHMKRPVKVRLTREESIRMHPKRHPVFMDIAVGCDKNGKLTAIRLKAVGDTGAYASVGNKVMERVAGHATGAYHFPCVNLESLTVYTNNIPSGAMRGFGANQVCFALEGCIDELCKMGGFDRWQFRYDNALDEGGMTATGQVLKKGVGVRQCLLAVKPFYDKAKIKGLACGIKNSGVGNGMADFSDVIIEIYSGKRVVLHHGWTEMGQGVHNMAIQTLHQETGIPPECVEVIVDTKAGITTGMTTSSRATALLGNAILDAAKAIRKDLENHPLEELSGKVYKGNYTCDWTTKPGAEVEEVITHFAYGYAAQLVEMNEKGEITTVYAAHDAGKIMNPQMFEGQVEGAVHMGLGYALSEELPMKDGYLVSDKIKDLQIIKPKDMPEIVVLGVEVEDPVGPYGAKGLGEIGLVPTAAAVANAFCDFDGKRRYSLPLKRK
- a CDS encoding amidohydrolase family protein → MAVILKNATFIHWQTLEFRQVNIRISENDGIEFLSAIPQDGKEEILDCTGKLVTKSFACGHHHVYSALSRGMPAPEKPPENFYEILKYVWWTLDKCLDKDMIEASALATAVACAKNGVTFAIDHHASPFAVEGSLETIAKAFDKVGVGHLLCYEISDRDGIAIAMKGLEETENYLKKNQGLVGLHASFTVSEETLAEAISLSGRMNSGIHIHVAEGEYDQQHCLNTYGKRVVNRLKDAGALESPKTIFGHCLHIDETERKILRNSPVWVVQNPESNLNNNVGYFNSRGLSENIMLGTDGMHSDMLRSAKAAFYIGQGFDSIDYPGMYRRFRNVHKYLSLNHFSGDGDNNLVVLDYDSPTEINASNFLGHFLFGLETRHVQHVISNGKLIVKDKKIITVNEEEILRFSKEEGKRLWGKMMERRV
- a CDS encoding four helix bundle protein; this encodes MKSDNVIQKKSFDFAIQIINAYKFLSNEKHEFVMSKQLLRCGTSVGANIEEAIGAQSKADFISKLSIAYKEARETIYWIKLLQATDYLDNEKSTGLLNQSEEICKIIGKIQITSKSQKT
- the hydA gene encoding dihydropyrimidinase, whose amino-acid sequence is MPGLFIKNGTLITSEDTDRTNIIVENGLISSLTDEELPPSKKMKIIDATGKLIFPGGVDPHVHLHLDTPAGPSCDDFESGSRAALAGGTTYFIDFVTPIRGESLQSAFKKRFNESTNSLTDYHFHMGISEWTSHTADEMAWCVQEAGIRSFKTYLAYKNTIGIEPEDLKKVMQTAALFGATVLVHCEDGNKIVRLQRQMLKQGQTAPRYHALSRPVETETAAVKQVIALCRETGCTTYLVHISSAGSVELIARAKREGLPLFAETCPHYLLLDDSCYQKPDAEALAYVFSPPLRSKADQAALWDALQSGVIDTVATDHCPFNLHGQKDIGKNDFTRIPNGTGGIEFRLQLLYTYGVLGKRISMNRFVELVSDNPARIFRISQHKGDIRKGMDADLVIWNPDKEMVISAKTQYQHCDHTIYEGIPVKGFAEMVFLKGVVYHR
- a CDS encoding HipA N-terminal domain-containing protein, encoding MIEKLKKILWKVDGMEFTDNPVGSKGAFQLKYGKQVIGILSYENNQWTFEYSDEFKKNQVINLIIDFPDPNKVYTNEQLWPFFASRIPSLNQSFQFKKIDKANIKQDDSVGLLRLFGNETINNPFRLFAL